The sequence TTATAAAAATCATAATTTACACCAAATGCATCAAAACCGGCAGTAAATTTAGGAAATTCTTTATTTTGGTAATCTTGATAACCCGGAACTGTACCCGGATGAAGGAGAAGAATATCTACACCGTTAGTAGGTAATATTTTGAATGTGAAATAATTATCTGGGGCATCTGACGGTAATGTTCCTCTGTTTTGTGCCGGAGAATTATCAACTGCAGCAAAATAATAATTTACTGTTGTGCTTTTAGATATTTCGGGTAATTGATAGATGAAAGTATTAAATGATTTACCTGCAGAAGCAATCGCTTGCCATCCGTTGCCGATATTATAATAAAGAGAGTCATACAGTATTTCTGCCATATCGGTTACTTCAACAGTTATTTCAGGTGTAGTATCGAACGTATTACCTCTTTCATATTCGTAATCAAAATAAGGTGCATATAAATCTTCTCCCTGAAAAAATTTAATTGCAAGTTCGTCGGTAAGAAGGTTTCCTAATGGTTCTACACCTATGTAAGTCTGGTTTTCAACAATCTCAAACAAATAAGATAATCCAATATCTGTATTATCATTTTGAATACCGATTGTTGAACTTCTTCCGTTATCGTGTGGACAAGCACTTCCTGTTTGACCAATTGCTACATCTTTATATTGAAAAATTATATCGCCGTTTTCATGAAATATTGCTTCAAAACAAAGAGTAGTGTCTGTAACCGTACCGTAACAAAACCTAAAATTATGCCATTCAACAACACAATAACGGTCAGGTGCAGTACCGAATGTTTGGAAATAAATATCTCCGATACCTTCATCTGCCAATAAATCGTCCCAATAAACTGCGACTAATGCCGGCATTGAGTAGTTTCCGGGTACAGGCATAATGTAGTTAAACATGTTACCATCTCTCCCCCAACCGTCATAGGGATAAGGATATTCATTATACCAGGTATTATCAGCAAGAAGCATTTCTCCGTTTGTGTCAACATAAAAATAGTCTCTGTCAATCCCGTAAAAATTAAAAGGAAAACCAAAAGGAATAGGGGCAGAAAGATTATCATCGCCGTAAAAAGAAGGGTAAGGGAAACCATACATAATTGCCGATTCACCGGTTCCGCTGATCTCTATCCAGTCATAAACAGGTCCGCCGTCTTCTTGGCTGTCAATCCATTCGTAACCCATAGCATCAGGACCGCCTGTTCCGTAATGTATAACTACTTCTGTTTCAATAATCATTGTATCATTATCGGAATTTTGGTCGCCTGTAAGGGCTGTCCAAATTTTAATTGTGTAAGTTCCTTCGGTATCCGGTGTCCATGCTCCTGAAAACAAAACTTGGTCGGTTGCTCCTGAAACAATACCTGCGGAATAAGAACTCAATGCTGAATAATCAAGAACATCCGAAGCGTCTCTGATTTCACAATTAAGATAAAAACTTTCTGTAATATCATTAGTGCCGAAATTTTTAATTGTAAAAGTCGGAATTATTTCTGCACCTGTAAAGGAATAATCGGTCGGGATTTCTATTGAAAGCACACCAACATCATTTGCTGCAATTTCAGTAACAATTACATCAACAATATCTGATGCAGTTGCTTTTCCTAATCCGTCATCAACTTCAAAAGTAAGAGTTTCTGTACCGAACCAACCGGGAGAAGTAAAAGTTACTTCAAAACCGTCAATTGCTGCAACTACGTTTGTATTTCCTGTTACTGATAATGTTGCAATTTCGGGATTAAAAACTTCAATGTATTGTGTAAAGTCTACAATTAATTCATCGTCTTGTTCAAAAGTGAAATTATCAGGTAAAATAATTGTCGGAGCAAAAGCTTGTCCTACTTGTACGTCATCCAAAACAACAGCATAACCGTTTTGTGTCCATTTGAATGCAATATAAATATCTTCTCCGTTAAATGAGCTTAAATCATATTGATATCTTGTATGGCTGTCTGTTATACCTGCTGCTGTTTGAAAAAGTGAAAAACTCCCGATACTATTATTG is a genomic window of Bacteroidales bacterium containing:
- a CDS encoding choice-of-anchor J domain-containing protein, yielding MKKNLQGFVVLMIMLFTTSGAYAQWKIDEGFEGGILPADWVINNDDDDGWSIYESESYAHTGNWSAVAVSSINGNEDWLITPQIAAETGDYLIFYARSWFSTEDIEIMVSTTNNSIGSFSLFQTAAGITDSHTRYQYDLSSFNGEDIYIAFKWTQNGYAVVLDDVQVGQAFAPTIILPDNFTFEQDDELIVDFTQYIEVFNPEIATLSVTGNTNVVAAIDGFEVTFTSPGWFGTETLTFEVDDGLGKATASDIVDVIVTEIAANDVGVLSIEIPTDYSFTGAEIIPTFTIKNFGTNDITESFYLNCEIRDASDVLDYSALSSYSAGIVSGATDQVLFSGAWTPDTEGTYTIKIWTALTGDQNSDNDTMIIETEVVIHYGTGGPDAMGYEWIDSQEDGGPVYDWIEISGTGESAIMYGFPYPSFYGDDNLSAPIPFGFPFNFYGIDRDYFYVDTNGEMLLADNTWYNEYPYPYDGWGRDGNMFNYIMPVPGNYSMPALVAVYWDDLLADEGIGDIYFQTFGTAPDRYCVVEWHNFRFCYGTVTDTTLCFEAIFHENGDIIFQYKDVAIGQTGSACPHDNGRSSTIGIQNDNTDIGLSYLFEIVENQTYIGVEPLGNLLTDELAIKFFQGEDLYAPYFDYEYERGNTFDTTPEITVEVTDMAEILYDSLYYNIGNGWQAIASAGKSFNTFIYQLPEISKSTTVNYYFAAVDNSPAQNRGTLPSDAPDNYFTFKILPTNGVDILLLHPGTVPGYQDYQNKEFPKFTAGFDAFGVNYDFYNWEEFNQYDFPDSYKTIFMYGNSMGHGDSEDILGLALMNFLDLGTNENPKNIFTASDELAGSAYMLWSFEMYYRPIVKFYYAYLRGRHIPTGTGGGTDGIGGPDIYDYSDGSIIGVADSPIGTEGVELNVYSNSPDVISNGTCLEYYNDEVTNPDISSYNSFLFEDGPHSGNAYAKGKSCAVWLDNLIYKSFFTSFDISQFTDADINTMIQEALDWFGHVPTGIEPNQILDEEFVTVYPNPSSGIFNFSLNNKNVNIINVELINSRGQTIYKNKSVLNNEINVQGINAGVYFLRITTDKEIKVTKVIIQ